TCGAACCGCTTCTTGCATTTTCTTTTTGCGACCAGCCGGTTTGAGCCTCTTCGCGCTGTATCACTTCTTCAACATAAGTGTTCCACTCACCACAGGAATTGCAACGGCCAATCCATTTCGGGGATTGGGCTCCACAAGACTGGCAGAAAAATGCTGTTCGGGTTTTGGCCATCACCTGCTTATTTAGTTTTCAGTTTCTCAATCAACCCAGTTGTGCTGTAACCAGCCAACAAATCAACAGTGATGACTTCTCCGCCTTTGGCCAATACAATATCATAACCGACAATTTCTTCAATTTTGTAATCATTGCCTTTAACCAACACATCAGGCTGAATGTTCTGGATAAGTTCGTAAGGCGTTTCTTCATCAAATAAAACTACTGCGCTCACAAAGGCTAGTGATGCAAGCATCATCGCCCTTGCATGTTCGCTATTTACAGGCCTTCCTTCTCCTTTTAGTTTTCGAACTGAAGCATCGGTGTTCAGGCCGATGATCAGTATATCGCCTGCATCGGCGGCTTTCATCAGATAATCAATGTGACCGAGATGAAGGATATCGAAACACCCATTGGTAAAAACGATTTTCTTGTCCTTGAACCGCCACAATGCAAGATGCCGCTGAAGTTCTTCAGCACCGAGTATCTTATTCTGTATGACTTCTGATTTTAACATTGAGAGCTTGTGTTTTATGGACCATTACAACGAGCATTGAAATTCCGCCAAGCAGAACGACAAAAATAAGCTGACTTGCATGGGCAAGCACTGCGTAGGATGCAGCGGATTCTGATACAATGCCGAAAAGATCAGTAAGCGTACGTGTCACGATCCAATGATATGCACCAATTCCGGCAGGCACAGGGATTAC
The Bacteroidales bacterium genome window above contains:
- the rfaE2 gene encoding D-glycero-beta-D-manno-heptose 1-phosphate adenylyltransferase, whose product is MLKSEVIQNKILGAEELQRHLALWRFKDKKIVFTNGCFDILHLGHIDYLMKAADAGDILIIGLNTDASVRKLKGEGRPVNSEHARAMMLASLAFVSAVVLFDEETPYELIQNIQPDVLVKGNDYKIEEIVGYDIVLAKGGEVITVDLLAGYSTTGLIEKLKTK